The Claveliimonas bilis genome window below encodes:
- a CDS encoding SpoIID/LytB domain-containing protein yields the protein MKRKVYGRYIIAIFIWILLVTGMVRILSDQKGGAGGSKTESELALENEEKNQTVSGGDTIRVLIMTDGYQSEIHSEVRVSSPYGLRISCGGESIEWNKEEVCQILPDDARFQKGNIRIEPLNKEGKVTLESISRGYGTPSYDGILEIRAVSGGIAVINELSMESYLCGVVPSEMPASYELEALKAQAVCARSYARRQMESYGYPEYEAHVNDSTDFQVYNNSQPQERSSQAVRETEGEVVKYKGTIATTYYYSTSSGQTTNMEAWGNAPGEGNGYLQSVSVCDDSGQDYEKNLPWYRWEAVIPIDTLSRLISQNTGTDVGTLSQVEVTKRGAGDVAVELTAVGDKNTVTVQTENKIRSALGGGGYQITKNDGSQSEGSALLPSAFFTIEKQDGVFVIRGGGFGHGIGMSQNGANEMAKQGKNYQEILKLFYQGIEIE from the coding sequence TTGAAAAGAAAAGTTTATGGAAGATATATCATTGCCATTTTTATATGGATACTGCTAGTGACAGGAATGGTAAGAATCCTTTCCGATCAGAAAGGGGGAGCCGGAGGAAGCAAAACAGAAAGTGAACTTGCTCTGGAAAATGAGGAGAAAAATCAGACGGTTTCAGGGGGCGATACTATCAGAGTCCTTATTATGACAGACGGGTATCAGTCGGAAATCCATTCAGAAGTGCGGGTTTCTTCTCCATATGGACTGCGGATCAGCTGCGGCGGAGAATCCATCGAATGGAACAAAGAGGAAGTTTGTCAGATTTTGCCGGATGATGCCAGATTTCAGAAGGGAAATATCAGAATTGAACCTTTGAACAAGGAGGGAAAAGTGACTTTAGAAAGTATATCCAGAGGTTACGGTACGCCCTCCTATGATGGAATACTGGAAATTCGGGCGGTATCCGGAGGAATCGCAGTGATCAATGAACTTTCCATGGAGTCCTATCTGTGCGGAGTTGTTCCAAGTGAAATGCCGGCTTCCTATGAACTGGAAGCACTGAAAGCGCAGGCGGTATGTGCAAGAAGTTATGCAAGAAGACAGATGGAAAGTTACGGCTATCCGGAATATGAAGCCCATGTAAATGACAGTACGGATTTTCAGGTATATAATAACAGCCAGCCACAGGAAAGATCTTCCCAGGCGGTGCGTGAGACGGAAGGGGAAGTTGTAAAATATAAAGGGACAATTGCTACTACATATTACTATTCTACCTCCAGCGGGCAAACGACAAACATGGAGGCCTGGGGAAATGCGCCAGGCGAGGGGAACGGTTATCTTCAGAGCGTCTCGGTCTGCGATGACAGCGGGCAGGATTATGAGAAAAATCTGCCCTGGTATCGGTGGGAGGCTGTCATTCCCATTGATACGCTGTCACGGCTGATCTCGCAAAATACAGGGACAGATGTAGGAACTTTAAGTCAGGTGGAAGTGACAAAGAGAGGGGCTGGAGATGTAGCAGTGGAACTTACTGCTGTCGGTGACAAAAATACAGTGACAGTTCAGACGGAAAATAAAATCCGCAGTGCCCTTGGCGGAGGCGGATATCAGATTACGAAGAATGATGGTTCACAGAGTGAGGGCAGTGCATTATTGCCAAGCGCATTTTTTACTATTGAAAAACAGGACGGTGTCTTTGTTATTCGCGGAGGCGGATTCGGACATGGAATCGGAATGAGCCAGAATGGAGCGAATGAAATGGCGAAACAGGGGAAGAATTATCAAGAGATATTAAAGCTTTTCTATCAGGGTATAGAAATAGAATAG
- a CDS encoding phage holin family protein, whose amino-acid sequence MDQILNYVKPELLIVAVVLYFIGAGLKKAQTFKDKYIPLILGVIGIVLCAIWVLGTCPTEDKQDIAMAVFTAVVQGILVAGLSTYVDQVVKQVGKRE is encoded by the coding sequence ATGGACCAGATATTAAACTATGTAAAACCGGAGCTGCTTATTGTAGCGGTGGTATTGTATTTTATCGGCGCAGGATTAAAGAAAGCGCAGACCTTTAAAGATAAGTACATCCCTTTGATCCTGGGAGTGATCGGGATCGTGCTGTGCGCTATCTGGGTGCTGGGCACCTGTCCGACAGAAGATAAGCAGGACATAGCAATGGCGGTGTTTACAGCGGTTGTCCAGGGAATCCTGGTGGCCGGACTGTCTACTTATGTCGATCAGGTTGTAAAGCAAGTCGGAAAAAGAGAATGA
- the pckA gene encoding phosphoenolpyruvate carboxykinase (ATP), which produces MANIDLTKYGITGTTEIVHNPSFEMLFEEETNPNLEGFDKGQVSELGAVNVMTGIYTGRSPKDKYIVMDENSKDTVWWTSDEYKNDNHPASQEAWDEVKKIALNELSSKRLFVVDAFCGANKDTRMAIRFIMEVAWQAHFVTNMFIRPTAEELENFEPDFVVYNASKAKVENYKELGLGSETAVMFNITSREQVIVNTWYGGEMKKGMFSMMNYYLPLKGIASMHCSANTDMNGENTAIFFGLSGTGKTTLSTDPKRLLIGDDEHGWDDNGIFNFEGGCYAKVIDLDKDSEPDIYNAIKRNALLENVTLDKDGKIDFTDKSVTENTRVSYPIDHIEKIVRPVSAAPAAKNVIFLSADAFGVLPPVSVLTPEQTEYYFLSGFTAKLAGTERGITEPTPTFSACFGQAFLELHPTKYAEELVKRMKASGAKAYLVNTGWNGTGKRISIKDTRGIIDAILDGSILTAPTKKIPYFNFEVPTELPGVDPAILDPRDTYADAAEWEEKAKDLAQRFNKNFAKYEGNEIGKALVAAGPQI; this is translated from the coding sequence ATGGCAAATATCGATTTAACAAAGTATGGTATCACCGGAACAACAGAGATTGTTCACAATCCTTCCTTTGAGATGCTGTTTGAAGAGGAAACAAATCCGAATCTGGAAGGTTTTGACAAAGGACAGGTCAGCGAGCTTGGCGCAGTTAATGTTATGACTGGTATCTACACAGGCCGTTCTCCAAAAGATAAATACATTGTTATGGATGAAAATTCCAAAGACACTGTATGGTGGACATCAGACGAATATAAAAACGACAACCATCCGGCAAGCCAGGAGGCATGGGATGAGGTAAAGAAAATTGCATTAAATGAGCTTTCCAGCAAGAGACTGTTTGTTGTAGACGCATTCTGCGGCGCAAACAAAGACACACGCATGGCAATCCGTTTCATTATGGAAGTGGCATGGCAGGCTCATTTCGTTACAAATATGTTCATCCGTCCTACAGCAGAAGAGTTGGAAAACTTTGAGCCGGATTTTGTTGTTTACAATGCATCCAAGGCAAAAGTTGAAAACTACAAAGAGCTGGGACTTGGATCAGAGACAGCGGTTATGTTCAACATCACAAGCCGCGAGCAGGTTATCGTAAACACATGGTACGGCGGAGAGATGAAAAAAGGTATGTTCTCTATGATGAACTACTACCTGCCTCTGAAGGGAATCGCTTCCATGCACTGCTCTGCAAACACAGATATGAACGGCGAGAACACAGCAATCTTCTTCGGACTTTCCGGAACAGGAAAGACAACACTTTCCACAGATCCGAAGAGACTCCTTATTGGTGATGACGAGCACGGCTGGGATGACAATGGTATCTTCAACTTCGAGGGCGGATGCTACGCAAAAGTTATTGACCTTGACAAAGATTCCGAGCCGGACATCTACAATGCGATCAAACGCAATGCTCTTCTTGAGAACGTTACACTGGACAAAGACGGAAAGATCGATTTCACAGATAAGAGCGTGACAGAAAACACACGTGTATCTTACCCGATCGATCATATTGAAAAAATCGTTCGTCCGGTTTCTGCAGCTCCTGCAGCAAAGAATGTAATCTTCCTGTCAGCAGACGCTTTCGGAGTACTTCCTCCGGTATCTGTTCTGACACCAGAGCAGACAGAGTACTACTTCCTGTCCGGATTTACAGCAAAACTTGCAGGAACAGAGCGTGGAATCACAGAGCCTACACCGACTTTCTCTGCATGCTTCGGTCAGGCATTCCTGGAACTGCATCCTACAAAATATGCAGAAGAGCTTGTTAAGAGAATGAAAGCAAGCGGAGCAAAAGCTTACCTTGTAAATACAGGATGGAACGGAACAGGAAAACGTATCTCCATCAAAGATACTCGCGGTATCATCGATGCGATCCTTGATGGCTCTATCCTGACAGCGCCAACTAAGAAGATTCCGTACTTCAACTTTGAAGTTCCGACAGAGCTTCCAGGTGTAGATCCTGCAATTCTTGACCCACGCGACACATATGCAGATGCAGCAGAGTGGGAAGAGAAAGCAAAAGATCTTGCACAGCGCTTCAACAAGAACTTCGCAAAATACGAAGGCAACGAGATCGGAAAAGCACTGGTTGCTGCTGGTCCGCAGATATAA
- a CDS encoding sensor histidine kinase, whose translation MMLVGSICIVLICICAALGIKIFLMRKAADEIRCQMKERLTEDTNVGIDISSGDKKMRALAEDLDRQVKYLRKERLRYELGDTELKTAVTNISHDLRTPLTALSGYMQFLDREEVSPEVREALDIMKNRIRAMTKLTEELFQYSVIVSAEKYQEREKVDIGEVLAESLAGFYAVLKEKEIEPFISMPEEAVVKIANRDALLRVFGNIINNAVKYSDGDLRIVLHKDGNLQFANHASKLDEVEAGKLFERFYTVENGRESTGLGLSIAKTLCERMGISIHAKKEKEWFIIEMEWRIFGLKTGE comes from the coding sequence ATGATGTTAGTTGGCAGTATCTGCATTGTGCTGATCTGTATCTGTGCAGCACTTGGAATCAAAATTTTTCTTATGCGTAAGGCGGCGGATGAAATCCGCTGCCAGATGAAAGAAAGGCTGACAGAAGACACAAATGTGGGAATAGATATCAGCAGCGGCGATAAAAAAATGCGTGCTCTGGCGGAAGATCTTGACCGCCAGGTGAAATATTTACGAAAGGAGAGGCTGCGCTATGAGTTGGGAGATACGGAACTGAAAACTGCCGTTACCAATATTTCCCACGATCTTCGCACACCCCTGACAGCTTTGAGCGGATATATGCAGTTCCTGGACCGGGAAGAAGTATCGCCGGAAGTCAGAGAAGCGCTTGATATTATGAAAAATCGGATCAGGGCAATGACGAAGCTGACAGAAGAGCTGTTTCAGTACTCGGTGATCGTTTCTGCTGAAAAATATCAGGAGAGGGAGAAAGTAGACATCGGAGAAGTGCTGGCTGAAAGCCTGGCGGGATTTTATGCAGTCTTAAAGGAAAAAGAGATAGAACCTTTCATAAGCATGCCGGAAGAAGCGGTCGTTAAGATAGCCAACCGGGATGCCCTTCTTCGTGTTTTCGGGAATATTATCAATAATGCAGTAAAATACAGCGACGGAGATCTTCGGATCGTCCTGCACAAGGACGGGAACCTGCAATTTGCAAATCATGCTTCAAAGCTTGATGAAGTGGAGGCGGGCAAGCTGTTTGAGCGGTTTTATACGGTGGAAAACGGCCGGGAATCCACCGGCCTTGGTCTTTCCATTGCAAAAACATTGTGCGAGCGTATGGGGATTTCCATTCATGCCAAAAAAGAAAAGGAATGGTTTATCATAGAAATGGAGTGGCGTATATTTGGGTTGAAAACCGGGGAATAA
- a CDS encoding YihY/virulence factor BrkB family protein — protein sequence MLKKIFQKAATVSEDVTKAHVGAYAAQSAYFFMLCMIPIILLLLTLVQYTPVTKADVMTAVMQVFPSSVDSLMISIVNQVYNQSMGIIPVTIIVALWSAGKGVLAMTSGLNCIYECPETRSYIFLRIRSTIYTVLFIIVILLLLVVSVFGNSLNIFISTHAEFLEPLADWMIDKRALITPVVLMGFSLLIYKFLPNRKDRFVKQLPGSVFAAIGWMVISWVFSVYVDIFQGFSSMYGSLTTIVLIMLWLYFCMYSILLGGEFNKLLGDKIFQKA from the coding sequence ATGTTAAAAAAGATTTTCCAGAAAGCAGCAACAGTATCCGAAGATGTGACAAAAGCGCATGTCGGCGCATATGCAGCGCAGTCAGCATATTTTTTCATGCTCTGTATGATCCCGATCATCCTTCTTTTACTGACTTTGGTGCAGTATACGCCTGTGACAAAAGCGGATGTGATGACGGCGGTAATGCAGGTGTTCCCTTCTTCTGTGGATTCGCTGATGATATCTATTGTTAATCAGGTTTATAATCAGTCCATGGGTATCATTCCTGTGACTATTATTGTGGCTCTGTGGTCGGCGGGGAAAGGTGTTCTGGCAATGACTTCCGGACTGAACTGTATCTATGAATGTCCGGAGACAAGAAGTTATATTTTCCTTCGGATCCGCTCTACTATTTATACAGTGCTTTTTATTATCGTAATTCTGCTGCTTCTGGTTGTGTCGGTTTTCGGTAATTCACTTAATATTTTCATTTCTACTCATGCGGAATTTTTGGAACCTCTGGCAGACTGGATGATTGATAAGAGAGCGTTGATCACCCCGGTGGTTCTGATGGGATTTTCTCTTCTGATCTATAAATTCCTGCCCAACAGAAAGGACCGGTTTGTAAAGCAGCTTCCGGGCTCTGTATTTGCAGCAATCGGATGGATGGTGATTTCGTGGGTTTTCTCGGTATATGTAGATATTTTTCAGGGATTTTCCAGTATGTACGGAAGCCTGACTACTATCGTCCTTATTATGCTCTGGCTGTATTTCTGTATGTACAGTATTTTACTGGGAGGAGAATTTAATAAGCTTCTGGGAGATAAAATCTTCCAAAAGGCATAG
- a CDS encoding ABC transporter permease, producing MKAFLYGIALQWKLDIRSKTLLITCYIVPLLFFGVMGSIFTSVMPDSKETLIQSMTIFGVTMGALIGVPPSLAEIYRSDVKKIYRANGVPLYLGIVSINISAFLHLWIMSAIICIAAPLAFDAGIPENSGLYLAGLAVFTAASLAIASIIGLAVKDPTKTSMFSILIFLPSIMLSGIMFPVNLLPGSLETAGKFFPASWGYRCMTEQVFHFELFLPLLFLFAAAVIICAILLRRVSK from the coding sequence ATGAAAGCTTTTTTATACGGAATCGCATTACAGTGGAAATTAGACATACGTAGTAAGACTCTTCTCATCACCTGCTACATTGTTCCTCTTTTATTCTTCGGAGTAATGGGCAGTATCTTTACCTCTGTCATGCCGGATTCAAAAGAAACTCTGATCCAGTCCATGACCATATTCGGCGTCACAATGGGCGCACTGATCGGCGTCCCTCCCTCTCTTGCGGAAATTTACAGAAGTGATGTCAAAAAAATTTACAGGGCCAATGGCGTCCCCCTGTATCTTGGCATTGTCTCAATAAATATTTCCGCTTTTCTTCATCTGTGGATCATGAGCGCCATTATCTGCATTGCCGCGCCGCTTGCGTTCGACGCCGGGATTCCGGAAAATTCAGGGCTGTATCTTGCAGGACTGGCTGTTTTCACTGCTGCATCCCTTGCCATTGCAAGCATCATCGGTCTGGCTGTAAAGGATCCGACAAAAACCTCTATGTTTTCCATCCTTATTTTCCTGCCTTCTATCATGCTTTCCGGGATTATGTTTCCAGTAAATCTCCTTCCCGGCTCTCTTGAAACTGCCGGAAAATTTTTCCCGGCATCATGGGGATATCGCTGCATGACAGAACAGGTCTTTCATTTTGAGTTATTTCTGCCTCTTCTCTTCCTTTTTGCCGCTGCTGTTATCATATGCGCTATTTTACTGCGCCGGGTCAGCAAGTAG
- a CDS encoding response regulator transcription factor has protein sequence MSLIAVIDDDEYIGSMLERALKEEGYQVIRAYSGTEALLLFEKRSPDLVLLDLMLPGLAGEKVLEKIQGIPVIVVSAKAEIDHKVDLLLGGAADYVTKPFDIRELMARIAVQLRGSGGSKGRGILTFEEITIDLDTFEAYVGEAKIHLTPTEFAVLKQLIKNPSQVVTKARILDAISEDTPDCTESSLKIHISNLRKKLKSESGKDYIESVWGIGFKMRQDATC, from the coding sequence GTGAGTTTGATTGCAGTAATTGATGATGACGAATATATCGGCAGCATGCTGGAACGGGCGCTTAAGGAGGAGGGGTATCAGGTGATACGTGCCTATTCGGGGACAGAAGCCCTTCTTCTTTTTGAGAAAAGAAGTCCGGATCTGGTTCTTTTGGACCTGATGCTGCCGGGTCTTGCGGGAGAGAAGGTGCTGGAAAAGATTCAGGGAATACCAGTGATCGTTGTCAGCGCAAAAGCAGAAATTGATCATAAAGTGGATCTGCTGCTGGGCGGAGCGGCAGATTATGTGACAAAGCCTTTCGATATAAGGGAACTGATGGCAAGGATCGCAGTGCAGCTGCGCGGATCTGGCGGAAGCAAGGGAAGAGGCATTCTTACATTTGAAGAGATTACTATAGATTTAGATACTTTCGAAGCATATGTGGGGGAAGCTAAGATCCATCTGACTCCCACAGAATTTGCAGTTTTAAAGCAGCTGATAAAAAACCCGTCTCAGGTTGTGACAAAAGCAAGGATACTGGATGCCATCAGTGAAGACACGCCGGACTGCACGGAAAGCTCTCTGAAAATCCACATCAGCAATCTTAGAAAGAAACTGAAAAGTGAATCAGGGAAAGATTATATAGAGTCTGTTTGGGGGATCGGATTTAAAATGCGCCAGGACGCTACTTGCTGA
- the tnpA gene encoding IS200/IS605-like element ISEnfa200 family transposase — translation MDSNSLSHTRWNCKYHIVFAPKYRRKVAYGKIKQDIANILSMLCKRKSVKIIEAEICPDHVHMLVEIPPSMSVSYFVGYLKGKSTLMIFERHANLKYKYGNRHFWCRGYYVDTVGKNAKKIEEYIANQLQEDLEYDQMTLKEYIDPFTGEPVKQNR, via the coding sequence ATGGACAGTAATAGTTTATCACATACGAGATGGAATTGTAAGTATCATATAGTTTTTGCGCCGAAGTATAGAAGAAAAGTAGCATATGGGAAAATAAAACAGGATATAGCCAATATCCTAAGTATGTTATGCAAGAGGAAAAGTGTAAAAATTATAGAAGCGGAGATATGTCCAGATCACGTACATATGCTGGTAGAAATTCCGCCAAGCATGAGTGTATCGTATTTTGTAGGATATCTGAAAGGGAAAAGTACACTTATGATATTTGAGCGGCATGCCAATTTGAAATATAAATATGGGAACCGACATTTCTGGTGCAGAGGATACTACGTAGATACGGTAGGGAAAAATGCGAAGAAAATAGAGGAATATATAGCGAACCAGCTACAGGAAGATTTGGAATACGATCAAATGACATTGAAAGAGTATATAGACCCGTTCACGGGTGAGCCAGTAAAGCAAAACAGATAA
- a CDS encoding ATP-binding cassette domain-containing protein produces MEYVLTTENLTKQYRNFKALSGLSMHVEKGAIYGFVGRNGAGKTTLIRLICGLQTPTSGSYTLYGQKNTQGNMEKIRRRIGAVVETPSIYLNMTATDNLKEQYRVLGRPSFEGVEELLELVGLENTGKKKAKNFSLGMKQRLGIAVALAGDPDFLVLDEPVNGLDPQGIIEIRELILKLNRERKITFLISSHILDELSRLATHYGFIDSGRIVREVSAKELEEASRRGMHLEVTDLSALVRVLEARGMEYAVTSAFGADVFGSWDVTELVLALEKEGCKIKQMAEKDESLESYYINLMGGESHA; encoded by the coding sequence ATGGAATATGTACTGACAACAGAGAATCTGACAAAGCAGTACCGGAATTTTAAGGCGTTGAGCGGTCTTTCCATGCATGTGGAGAAAGGAGCGATCTACGGATTTGTGGGAAGAAACGGAGCGGGAAAAACGACGTTGATCCGCCTGATCTGCGGTCTGCAGACCCCTACGTCGGGAAGTTATACTCTGTATGGGCAAAAGAACACTCAAGGGAATATGGAAAAGATAAGAAGGCGCATCGGAGCAGTAGTGGAAACGCCCTCAATTTATCTGAATATGACAGCCACGGACAATCTGAAAGAGCAGTACCGTGTGCTGGGACGCCCTTCCTTTGAAGGGGTAGAAGAACTTTTGGAACTGGTAGGGCTTGAAAATACAGGGAAGAAAAAAGCGAAGAATTTTTCTCTTGGTATGAAGCAGCGCCTTGGGATTGCGGTGGCTCTTGCGGGAGATCCGGACTTCCTGGTGCTGGACGAGCCGGTAAACGGGCTGGATCCCCAGGGAATTATAGAGATCAGAGAGCTGATCTTAAAGCTGAACCGGGAACGGAAAATTACCTTCCTCATCTCCAGTCATATTTTGGACGAGTTATCCCGTCTTGCCACTCATTACGGCTTTATTGACAGTGGAAGGATCGTGCGGGAGGTCAGTGCGAAAGAACTGGAAGAGGCAAGCCGGAGGGGGATGCACCTGGAAGTGACAGATCTGTCTGCCCTTGTCCGGGTTTTGGAGGCAAGAGGTATGGAGTATGCGGTTACATCCGCTTTCGGAGCAGATGTGTTTGGAAGCTGGGATGTGACAGAGTTGGTTCTTGCTCTGGAAAAAGAAGGATGCAAGATAAAGCAGATGGCAGAAAAGGATGAAAGCCTGGAGAGTTATTACATCAACCTGATGGGAGGTGAGAGCCATGCGTAG
- a CDS encoding ABC transporter ATP-binding protein, with product MTHAIEVSALTKTYGEHQVLKGIDLHVRKGEIFALLGVNGAGKTTALECIEDLKKYDSGSITVIGRTGIQLQSSSLPEHIKTMEAIRLFSQWNRSPLPEETLHALGIYEFSQKQYFQLSTGQKRRLHLALSLIRDPDILFLDEPTAGLDVEGRLLLHQQIRQLNAMGKTIVLASHDMTEVENLCDRIAILSGGRIAFTGTVEQLQKRMGKHYNITIRTNAGTERYESDSIENTLFELLIKHREKSEAILDIQVNRGSLEQHFMKIAKEG from the coding sequence ATGACACATGCCATAGAAGTAAGCGCTCTGACAAAAACTTATGGAGAACATCAAGTCTTAAAAGGCATTGATCTTCACGTGAGAAAAGGTGAAATTTTTGCCCTGCTTGGCGTAAACGGCGCCGGCAAAACCACTGCTCTTGAATGCATTGAAGATTTAAAAAAATATGACAGCGGCAGCATAACTGTTATCGGAAGAACAGGGATCCAGCTCCAGTCCTCCTCTTTGCCCGAACACATAAAAACAATGGAGGCCATCCGATTATTCTCCCAATGGAACCGTTCCCCGCTTCCCGAGGAAACCCTCCATGCCCTCGGTATTTATGAATTTTCTCAAAAGCAATACTTCCAATTGTCAACCGGACAAAAAAGACGGCTTCATCTTGCCCTTTCCCTTATCAGAGATCCGGACATTCTCTTTCTTGATGAACCTACCGCCGGTCTTGACGTGGAAGGCAGATTGCTTCTCCACCAACAGATAAGGCAGCTGAACGCTATGGGAAAGACAATCGTTCTGGCAAGCCACGACATGACGGAAGTAGAAAACTTATGCGACCGGATTGCTATTTTATCAGGAGGCAGGATTGCCTTTACAGGCACAGTGGAGCAGCTTCAAAAAAGGATGGGGAAACATTACAACATTACGATCCGGACAAATGCCGGAACAGAAAGATATGAGTCAGATTCCATCGAGAATACCCTGTTTGAACTGCTTATAAAGCATAGAGAAAAAAGCGAGGCCATCTTGGATATTCAAGTGAATCGGGGCTCTTTAGAACAGCATTTTATGAAAATCGCAAAGGAGGGATGA
- a CDS encoding MerR family transcriptional regulator, protein MEKHRAIPKGYMTVGEVAKKMDVTVRTLQHYDREGLLRPSAVSEGGRRLYTDKDIIKLHQILSFKHLGFSLDDIKNRLSPLDTPAEVASILAAQADAVRQKIENLSQSLKELEALREEVLQMQTVNFKKYADIIVNLQMKNDFYWLIKHFDDQTLDHIRGRFDKESGKAFMERFLKLQNEAIQLQNAGIPADSEEGQQFAKTYWDMITEFTGQDMGMLSKLVEIGQFENADPQWKEWQIQANTYVEQALNVYFSNLGTDPFQEENQ, encoded by the coding sequence ATGGAAAAACACAGAGCGATACCAAAAGGATATATGACTGTGGGAGAAGTGGCAAAAAAGATGGATGTCACTGTGCGGACACTGCAGCATTACGACCGGGAGGGCCTGCTGCGCCCCTCTGCAGTAAGCGAAGGCGGCCGCCGGCTGTATACTGACAAAGACATTATAAAACTCCATCAGATTTTATCTTTCAAGCATTTGGGATTCTCCCTGGACGATATTAAGAACCGACTTTCTCCCCTCGACACTCCGGCTGAAGTGGCCAGTATCCTTGCAGCACAGGCAGACGCCGTCCGCCAGAAAATCGAAAATCTCTCCCAATCTCTGAAAGAACTGGAAGCCTTGAGGGAAGAGGTCCTTCAGATGCAGACTGTCAATTTCAAAAAATATGCGGACATTATTGTAAATTTGCAGATGAAAAATGATTTTTACTGGCTGATCAAACACTTTGATGACCAGACCCTTGATCATATCCGCGGCCGCTTTGACAAAGAAAGCGGAAAGGCGTTCATGGAGAGATTCCTCAAACTCCAAAACGAAGCAATACAGCTTCAAAATGCAGGCATCCCTGCCGACAGTGAGGAGGGACAGCAATTTGCCAAAACCTACTGGGACATGATAACAGAATTTACCGGTCAGGATATGGGAATGCTTTCCAAACTGGTGGAAATCGGGCAATTCGAGAACGCAGACCCCCAGTGGAAAGAATGGCAGATACAGGCCAATACCTATGTAGAGCAGGCCTTAAACGTCTATTTCAGTAATTTGGGCACAGATCCGTTTCAGGAGGAAAACCAATGA
- a CDS encoding ABC transporter permease subunit, protein MRRLLRANFARLWKDRVLWITTAVVCLFGVIVCISQYNAMINYDVDMSGEFPRIFLNSYLMLPMALAAFTNLFLGTEYSDGTIRNKLVTGCTRNDIYLSGYVTCAAAGIFMQACYSLVVSVIAIPMFGFKAEFLKIMGIGSCVGALLICSEVAMYTCVSMLCQNKAAVAVLCQVGTFALLMLGSYLANMLTMPEFYDAAKKMADGTIVMEQVRNERYLTGSARQWYQFWLDFIPQGQGYTIGGGMGTDHPALLGVYSLIVIAGANLAGLLGFRRKDLK, encoded by the coding sequence ATGCGTAGACTGCTGCGTGCAAATTTTGCAAGACTTTGGAAGGATCGGGTGTTATGGATCACGACAGCGGTGGTGTGTCTGTTTGGGGTGATCGTCTGTATCAGTCAATACAATGCGATGATAAACTATGATGTGGATATGTCGGGGGAATTTCCGAGGATCTTTTTAAACTCCTACCTGATGCTGCCTATGGCGCTGGCGGCATTCACCAACCTGTTCCTGGGAACAGAGTACAGCGACGGCACCATAAGAAATAAGCTGGTAACAGGATGTACAAGGAATGATATCTATCTGTCCGGCTATGTGACTTGTGCGGCGGCGGGGATTTTTATGCAGGCCTGCTATTCCCTTGTTGTAAGTGTGATCGCAATCCCAATGTTTGGATTTAAGGCGGAATTTTTAAAGATCATGGGGATTGGTTCCTGTGTGGGCGCGCTCCTGATCTGCAGTGAGGTGGCTATGTATACCTGCGTTTCCATGCTCTGCCAGAACAAGGCGGCAGTGGCGGTGCTCTGCCAGGTGGGAACCTTTGCTCTTCTTATGCTTGGAAGCTATCTTGCCAATATGCTGACGATGCCGGAATTTTACGATGCGGCGAAGAAGATGGCTGATGGAACCATTGTGATGGAACAGGTGAGAAACGAGCGGTATCTCACTGGAAGCGCAAGGCAGTGGTATCAGTTCTGGCTTGATTTTATCCCCCAGGGTCAGGGCTACACCATAGGAGGGGGAATGGGGACAGACCATCCGGCTCTGCTTGGAGTGTATTCTCTGATCGTCATAGCGGGAGCCAATCTGGCAGGATTGCTAGGCTTTCGCAGAAAAGATCTGAAATAA